In Chitinophagales bacterium, one DNA window encodes the following:
- the lpxA gene encoding acyl-ACP--UDP-N-acetylglucosamine O-acyltransferase, with amino-acid sequence MSLNLTSIHPKARIGKNVEISPFVTVFEDVEIGDGCWIGPNVTIMNGARIGNNCKIFPGAVISGEPQDLKYLGEKTLAIIGNNTIIRECVTVNKGTTANNKTIVGSNCLLMAYAHVAHDCEIGNNCVIANNAALAGHIIIEDYAVLGGVSAVHQFVKIGQHAFVSGGSLVRKDVPPFVKAAKEPLSYVGINSIGLRRRGYNEATINRIEDIYRIIFVKNHNITKALSLVEEEFGTSPEKDIILGFIRNSERGIMKGYTNGRDENHD; translated from the coding sequence ATGTCACTGAATCTCACCAGCATTCACCCAAAGGCCAGGATTGGCAAGAATGTGGAAATAAGCCCTTTCGTAACCGTATTTGAGGATGTCGAAATCGGTGATGGCTGTTGGATTGGCCCGAATGTCACGATTATGAATGGCGCACGTATCGGTAACAATTGTAAAATATTTCCCGGGGCTGTTATATCCGGTGAGCCACAAGACCTCAAATATCTCGGAGAAAAAACGCTGGCCATCATCGGCAATAATACGATCATCCGCGAATGCGTAACCGTAAACAAAGGCACCACTGCAAACAATAAGACTATTGTCGGCAGCAACTGCCTGTTGATGGCTTATGCCCATGTAGCACATGACTGTGAGATCGGCAATAATTGCGTTATTGCAAACAATGCAGCACTGGCCGGCCACATCATCATAGAAGATTACGCGGTATTAGGCGGTGTATCTGCAGTACATCAGTTTGTAAAAATCGGCCAGCATGCATTTGTATCCGGCGGATCACTCGTGAGAAAGGATGTCCCTCCTTTCGTTAAGGCGGCCAAGGAACCTCTTTCTTATGTAGGTATCAATTCAATCGGCCTGCGCAGGCGAGGATATAATGAAGCTACCATTAACAGGATTGAAGATATCTATCGCATTATTTTCGTGAAAAACCATAACATCACCAAAGCACTCAGCCTGGTGGAAGAAGAGTTTGGCACCTCCCCCGAAAAAGATATCATCCTCGGATTCATCCGCAACTCCGAACGCGGCATCATGAAAGGCTATACGAACGGTCGCGATGAAAATCACGATTAG
- a CDS encoding bifunctional UDP-3-O-[3-hydroxymyristoyl] N-acetylglucosamine deacetylase/3-hydroxyacyl-ACP dehydratase has protein sequence MSVFQQTLSKPFTLSGIGVHTGQSVNLTVRPAPGNHGYIFKRMDIEGEPTVKADVDLVVDVSRGTTLMQHGVKVSTVEHLLAALVGTEIDNALIELDAQEVPIMDGSSLMFVDAILDAGIEEQTNFRKEYFCLPKNISFRDEQKNVEMVAIPSEEYQLTVMIDYNSPVLGPQHAMVDHISQFKQEIAEARTFCFLHEIESLVDSNLIRGGSLDNALVIVDHKIEDDRLKKLAGLFNREDIEVEEGYLNNVALRYRNEPARHKLLDVVGDLALIGTPIKARILATRPGHSTNIAFAKKIKSFIKESKAMKDIPVYDPNLPPVYDIRKIERSLPHKYPFLLIDKIIEISDQHVVGVKNVTFNENFFQGHFPGNPVMPGVLQIEAMAQTGGILVLNTVEDPEHWDTYFLKIDNARFKNKVVPGDTMILKLELLSPIRRGLCEMRGIVYVGNKVMTEADLVAKIVRKEQPLS, from the coding sequence ATGAGCGTATTTCAACAAACATTAAGCAAGCCATTTACCCTATCAGGAATTGGTGTGCATACCGGCCAGAGTGTCAACCTTACAGTGCGTCCGGCACCGGGCAACCACGGTTATATATTCAAACGTATGGATATTGAAGGGGAGCCTACCGTGAAAGCCGATGTGGATCTAGTGGTGGATGTATCACGCGGCACCACGCTGATGCAGCATGGGGTGAAGGTTAGTACGGTCGAACATCTGCTTGCCGCTCTGGTAGGCACGGAGATAGACAATGCTCTGATTGAGCTGGATGCACAGGAAGTGCCCATCATGGATGGCAGCTCGCTCATGTTCGTTGACGCCATTCTTGATGCAGGCATAGAAGAGCAAACCAATTTCAGAAAAGAATATTTCTGCCTGCCGAAAAACATCAGCTTCCGCGATGAACAGAAAAATGTGGAAATGGTGGCAATTCCTTCGGAAGAGTATCAGCTGACAGTGATGATAGATTACAACTCGCCGGTGCTTGGTCCGCAGCATGCCATGGTGGATCATATCAGTCAGTTCAAACAGGAAATTGCGGAAGCCAGGACTTTCTGTTTCCTGCATGAAATAGAATCACTGGTAGACAGTAATCTCATCCGTGGCGGTTCACTCGACAATGCCCTGGTAATTGTGGATCACAAAATAGAAGACGACCGGCTAAAAAAACTGGCAGGGCTCTTTAACCGTGAAGACATTGAAGTGGAGGAAGGTTATCTCAACAACGTAGCACTGCGCTACCGCAATGAACCGGCCCGTCATAAGTTGCTGGATGTTGTGGGCGACCTGGCATTGATCGGAACACCCATCAAAGCAAGGATACTGGCTACACGTCCCGGGCACTCGACGAATATCGCCTTTGCAAAAAAAATAAAAAGCTTTATCAAGGAATCGAAAGCCATGAAAGATATTCCTGTTTACGATCCTAACCTTCCACCAGTGTATGATATCCGGAAGATCGAACGGTCGCTGCCGCACAAGTATCCCTTCCTGCTCATTGATAAGATCATCGAGATAAGCGATCAGCATGTAGTAGGTGTTAAAAATGTAACCTTCAATGAAAATTTCTTCCAGGGCCATTTTCCCGGTAACCCTGTAATGCCCGGCGTATTGCAGATTGAAGCCATGGCACAAACCGGTGGCATCCTGGTGCTGAATACCGTGGAGGATCCTGAACATTGGGACACTTATTTTCTTAAGATTGACAATGCACGATTCAAAAACAAAGTAGTGCCGGGTGATACTATGATTCTGAAACTCGAACTGCTGAGTCCCATCCGCCGCGGCCTCTGTGAAATGCGGGGCATCGTGTATGTTGGCAACAAAGTGATGACAGAAGCCGACCTTGTGGCTAAAATTGTCCGCAAAGAACAACCGCTTTCCTGA
- a CDS encoding ABC transporter ATP-binding protein, whose amino-acid sequence MKITISKGGKRFNYEWILKNINLTFQSGTAYAILGPNGSGKSTLMQIIAGMLSPSTGTIIYEINGSMVAPDDIFRHLSIAAPYLELVEEFTMQELFTFQRHFKPFCNRMNIDEAIAATSLFPDPSKQIRNFSSGMKQRLKVALAVLADVPLILLDEPTNNLDDNGIEWYQQLIKKFRGDRLIIVCSNVAHEYLFCTEKIAVTQFK is encoded by the coding sequence ATGAAAATCACGATTAGCAAGGGAGGTAAGCGTTTCAATTATGAGTGGATATTAAAAAATATCAACCTCACCTTTCAATCTGGTACTGCCTATGCCATTCTCGGGCCTAACGGCAGCGGTAAATCAACACTGATGCAGATTATTGCCGGCATGCTAAGTCCGTCAACAGGTACAATAATCTATGAAATCAATGGGTCGATGGTTGCTCCCGATGACATCTTCAGGCACCTCAGTATTGCAGCGCCTTACCTTGAACTGGTGGAAGAATTCACCATGCAGGAACTGTTTACGTTTCAACGACATTTCAAACCCTTCTGCAACAGGATGAACATTGACGAGGCAATAGCAGCCACCTCATTGTTTCCTGACCCTTCCAAACAGATCCGTAATTTTTCATCAGGCATGAAACAACGCCTTAAGGTTGCACTGGCAGTGCTGGCTGATGTGCCGCTGATATTGCTGGACGAACCAACCAATAACCTGGATGACAACGGCATCGAATGGTATCAGCAACTTATCAAAAAATTCCGGGGCGACCGGCTTATTATCGTATGTTCCAACGTAGCACATGAATATTTGTTCTGCACGGAAAAGATAGCGGTAACCCAATTTAAATAG
- the lpxD gene encoding UDP-3-O-(3-hydroxymyristoyl)glucosamine N-acyltransferase — protein MKMTAGEWCTLLKGNLEGNPAEIITHPAKIEEASAGAISFIANAKYEPYAYSTKASAIIVANDLVLKKNIRPAVIRVEQPYIAFTSVLQRFNNPHHDLIGTEEPSFIHSAAAIGADAYIGAFSYIGKNVQLGDRVKIFPHVYLGEGTTIGDDTILYPGVRVYRNCRIGKDCVIHAGVVIGADGFGFAPQPDGSYLKVPQLGNVEIEDGVEIGSNTSIDRATLGSTIIRKGVKVDNLVQIAHNVEIGEHTVIAAQTGISGSTKIGKHCRIGGQVGFVGHIEIADGSSINAQSGISKSIKEKNKAWNGAPAFEYTASLRSQSIFRNLPALDKRVAELEKKSLQSH, from the coding sequence ATGAAAATGACGGCCGGAGAATGGTGTACTTTGCTTAAGGGAAATCTGGAGGGAAATCCAGCCGAAATCATTACGCATCCTGCTAAAATTGAAGAAGCGTCAGCAGGTGCAATCAGCTTCATCGCCAATGCCAAATATGAGCCTTATGCTTACAGCACTAAAGCCTCGGCAATTATTGTGGCAAATGACCTGGTACTGAAGAAAAACATCAGGCCGGCTGTGATTCGGGTTGAACAACCGTATATAGCTTTCACCAGTGTGTTGCAGCGCTTCAACAACCCGCATCATGATCTGATCGGTACGGAAGAACCTTCTTTCATTCATAGTGCTGCGGCTATCGGTGCTGATGCCTATATTGGTGCTTTCAGCTATATAGGCAAGAATGTGCAGCTGGGTGACCGTGTGAAAATCTTCCCGCATGTTTACCTCGGTGAAGGCACCACGATTGGCGATGATACGATACTCTATCCCGGTGTCCGCGTTTACCGGAATTGCAGGATCGGGAAAGATTGTGTTATCCATGCTGGCGTAGTGATTGGTGCAGATGGATTTGGATTTGCGCCGCAGCCCGATGGCAGTTACCTGAAGGTGCCGCAGTTGGGCAATGTGGAAATTGAAGACGGTGTGGAGATCGGCTCCAATACCAGTATAGATCGTGCTACACTGGGCTCCACCATCATCAGAAAAGGTGTGAAGGTGGACAACCTCGTACAAATAGCACACAATGTGGAGATCGGTGAGCATACGGTGATTGCCGCTCAAACCGGTATCTCCGGAAGCACAAAAATCGGTAAACACTGCCGCATTGGCGGACAGGTTGGATTTGTAGGGCATATTGAAATCGCGGATGGCAGCAGCATTAATGCACAGAGTGGCATTTCAAAATCCATAAAGGAAAAAAACAAAGCATGGAACGGTGCACCGGCTTTTGAATACACTGCTTCGCTGCGGTCGCAATCCATTTTTCGTAATTTGCCGGCATTGGATAAACGGGTGGCAGAGCTGGAGAAAAAATCATTGCAAAGTCATTAG